Proteins encoded in a region of the Raphanus sativus cultivar WK10039 chromosome 8, ASM80110v3, whole genome shotgun sequence genome:
- the LOC130498915 gene encoding uncharacterized protein LOC130498915 — MDTRATTALNDMAKQIDELRSSQTQQTEEIRKELRNEINALKDLIEKFINTNPFTHRDGKQAEETSEITEGTPQPKDPPDRPNPEQVTSKTMTTNVNNTNNNPPHHHGLSARLTKIGFPMFDGSELREWIYRCEQFFSIDSTPPELKVRLASLHMTGKALQWHHSYIANRYNQFPLWPEYVAAISERFSELFDDPLSELVSLKQGTDTIDVYLEKFDSAMTRITLAPDHALSIFLTNMNQHLALHVRQFKVTTVPEAAKIAKLHELALLHTPTRTSNNSSQRSKFSQPNKNQHSTSTPSTPYTGGNQNKEPLLSNTPQKRISFEEMQERKRKGLCMFCEEPFTPGHHLKHRRAEFLFLEADTEFDAEIALEEQIRETTLDDQYNKVATISAHALSGTPTFNCMRLPGQYGKRKLNILIDLGSTHNFLDVDIAKGLGCTLIPIKPTPVVAASRELITKYKCSTFSWKMQGYVFSSEIRTLPLGCSDLVLGVQWLSTSGPILWDFLNLRMEFNFNGLKHVLRGITPNSPKEITGSSLNKLKLPGPQIASLHLQELDTLETQHTVPYRKLLLPPNASTRNVFPVSQLKLCPNPSTSPPVLPQYLTDIVRVKEPEIILEKKMVKHHNRAVTKVQWKGHPPDDATWEFYQDFVAKYPGFHT; from the coding sequence ATGGACACAAGGGCTACCACCGCTTTAAACGACATGGCTAAACAAATCGACGAGCTACGCTCATCACAAACCCAACAAACAGAAGAGATCCGCAAGGAACTCCGCAACGAAATCAATGCTCTCAAGGATCTCATAGAAAAGTTTATCAACACTAATCCCTTTACACATCGTGATGGGAAACAAGCCGAAGAAACTTCTGAGATCACCGAAGGAACTCCCCAACCTAAGGACCCACCAGATCGTCCCAACCCAGAGCAGGTCACATCAAAGACAATGACCACTAACGTCAATAATACCAACAACAACCCACCCCACCATCACGGCTTATCAGCACGGCTGACGAAAATTGGCTTCCCAATGTTCGACGGTTCGGAACTCAGGGAATGGATTTACCGCTGTGAACAATTTTTCTCAATTGATAGCACGCCACCAGAACTAAAGGTTCGACTCGCCTCTCTTCACATGACGGGCAAAGCTCTCCAATGGCATCACTCCTACATCGCAAACCGCTACAACCAGTTCCCTCTGTGGCCAGAATACGTTGCCGCAATCTCGGAACGTTTCAGTGAGCTTTTCGATGATCCCTTATCGGAGTTAGTTAGCTTGAAACAAGGAACCGACACCATTGATGTGTATCTGGAAAAGTTTGATTCCGCTATGACAAGGATCACACTTGCTCCAGATCATGCCTTGAGCATATTTTTGACAAACATGAACCAGCATCTCGCTCTTCACGTACGTCAATTCAAGGTCACTACAGTCCCTGAAGCTGCAAAAATAGCAAAACTTCACGAGCTCGCTTTGTTGCACACACCTACGAGGACGTCCAACAACTCGTCTCAAAGATCAAAATTTTCACAACCCAACAAGAATCAACACAGCACCTCAACACCTTCTACACCTTACACTGGTGggaatcaaaacaaagaacCCCTACTTTCTAATACACCACAGAAACGGATCTCTTTTGAAGAGATGCAAGAAAGAAAACGTAAGGGTTTATGCATGTTTTGTGAGGAGCCATTTACACCTGGTCATCATCTCAAACACCGGCGTGCTGAATTCTTGTTCTTGGAAGCTGATACAGAGTTCGACGCCGAAATTGCGCTAGAAGAACAAATACGTGAAACAACTCTCGATGATCAATACAACAAGGTCGCCACTATCTCTGCACACGCCTTAAGTGGAACGCCGACGTTTAACTGTATGCGTCTACCGGGGCAGTACGGTAAACGGAAGTTGAATATATTAATTGACCTAGGCAGCACTCATAACTTTCTTGATGTAGATATTGCTAAAGGCTTAGGGTGTACTTTGATACCAATCAAGCCAACGCCAGTCGTCGCAGCAAGTAGAGAACTGATTACTAAGTACAAGTGTAGTACATTTTCTTGGAAGATGCAGGGATACGTGTTTAGTTCTGAAATACGAACCTTGCCTTTGGGATGCAGCGACTTGGTGCTTGGTGTTCAGTGGCTATCTACTTCGGGACCAATTCTGTGGGACTTTCTAAACCTGCGAATGGAGTTTAACTTTAACGGTTTGAAACATGTTCTCAGAGGTATTACACCAAACAGTCCCAAAGAAATCACAGGAAGCAGTCTCAACAAACTCAAGTTACCAGGACCTCAGATTGCTTCACTTCATCTTCAGGAGCTGGACACGCTAGAGACACAGCACACCGTTCCTTACCGCAAGCTTCTTCTTCCACCCAATGCTTCAACTCGTAATGTCTTTCCTGTGAGTCAACTTAAGCTCTGTCCTAATCCGTCTACCTCACCACCAGTTCTGCCTCAGTACCTTACGGACATTGTAAGAGTTAAAGAACCTGAAATAATCCTTGAGAAGAAGATGGTCAAACACCATAACAGGGCTGTGACGAAGGTTCAGTGGAAGGGACATCCTCCTGACGATGCTACTTGGGAATTCTATCAGGACTTTGTTGCCAAGTATCCAGGATTTCATACTTGA